Proteins co-encoded in one Capsicum annuum cultivar UCD-10X-F1 chromosome 9, UCD10Xv1.1, whole genome shotgun sequence genomic window:
- the LOC124887142 gene encoding uncharacterized protein LOC124887142, translating to MAPFETLYGKRCRSLIGWYEMDETWLFGPDLIHQAMDKVEIIRERLKTAKSRQKSYADVRRRELEFEKCIGDHSLVFPVQEVNVKESLSYEEEPIAILDCQVRKLSSNEIGSFKVIWKNQKKEEAN from the exons atggctccttttgaaacACTTTATGGCAAAAGATGTAGATCACTGATTGGGTGGTATGAAATGGATGAAACAtggttgtttgggcctgatcttattCATCAAGCAATGGATAAGGTGGAAAtaattagagaacgactcaagacagCTAAGAGTCGACAGAAGTCTTACGCAGATGTCAGAAGGAGGGagctagaatttgag aagtgtattggagatcattccctagtgtttCCTGTACAGGAGGTCAATGTGAAAGAATCATTGTCATACGAGGAAGAACCCATTGCAATCTTGGATTGCCAAGTTCGAAAGTTGAGTAGTAATGAAATAGGTTCGTTCAAGGTGATCTGGAAGAATCAAAAAAAGGAGGAAGCTAATTAG